The bacterium genomic sequence TGACCGAAGAGAAGAATTTATGTTCTGGCTGGGCGTTCTATCCGGCTACTGCGGATACAAAAGGACATTGAAAAAAGCTATAATTGAAGATAGAATGAATAAGTTTTACGATAAGCTGGAGATAATCAAAGAGCTGGATGAGAAGGTTTCCCATTTAGCTGGTCGTTTGATAGAAAGCGAGGAGAAAAAAATTGCGAATCGGGATGGTCTCTACCTACCCACCGATTGAGTGTAGTTTCTGTCCCTTACGGGAGAGCAAGGTATATTGACCTATAAAGGAGAGGGCGATGGCAGATAAAGAAAGGTCTTTGGTTTATGAGGCAGACGGAGTAGTCATCGCTTTATTTCCTGACCTATGCAATAGCTGTGGAAAATGTATTGAAAAGTGCCCTAAAAAAGCTTTGGGCTGGTCAGAGGATGCGAGGGAGAAGATAGCCATTCTGGACATCAGGCTCTGTGATGCCTGTGGAGGGTGTCAAGAAGCCTGTCCAGAGAAGGCATTGAAAGTGAAAAAAAACTTTTAGAAAGGAGGATGTATGATGGATAAAAAACAATGGCAGCAGGAGGTTGCCAAAAGATATGAGAAGAATCCCATTATAACCCTAAATGATATTCCACAGGCTAGCAATTCGGTCTTTAATGCGGGGGCAGCATACTATCAGGATAAGTATTTTCTTTTACTGCGGGTAGAAGGATTAGATGGAAAGTCAAGGTTTTTCCTGGCAGAGAGTCGGGACGGAATTAAGTTTAAAATTTCCCAAAATCCGGTTATGCATCGAAGTAATAAGGAGCCGTTTGAGACATATGAAAGGAGAGGTATAGAAGACCCAAGAATTACAAGGATTGGAAATATTTACTACATCATTTATACCGCTTACTCTCATGTCGGACCACGCATTGCTCTTGCTTCTACAAAAAATTTCGAAACTTTTGAAAGAATCGCCCTTATTTCACAACCGGATAATAAGGATGCGGTTCTTTTCCCTAAAAAGATTGATGGCTGTTTTGTCCGCTTTGACCGTCCAGCCCAGCAAGGGATGTGGATATCCTATTCCAAAGATTTGGTCTATTGGGGAAACTCCAAATGTGTTATGGAGAGTAGATCCGGCTATTGGGATTCCCATCGCATCGGCGCTTGCGCGCCTCCGATTGAGACTGATAGAGGCTGGCTGGAAATTTACCATGGAGTGAAAAAGACGGCGAGCGGCAGTATCTATCGCTTGGGAGCCGCTTTATTTGACCTCAAAGACCCTTCCAAATTAATTGCCAGGAGCGAAGCTCCCATCCTCTCTCCCCGAGAATACTATGAAAGGGTAGGTGATGTGGATAATGTGGTTTTCTGTTGTGGAGCGATTTTAGACGAAAAAACCCGTGAGGTAAAAATTTACTACGGAGCATGTGATACTTGTATCTGCTTGGCTACTGCTAACCTCAACAATCTGGTGGAAAGATGTTTTAATTAACACAATAACAGCAAAACAAAGAAGGGAAAAACGATGAATGAAAGAACGTCTAGTGACAAACCTCCTCAAAGTAAGAAAAAGAGTAAATACTATCAAAGAATATTAGGCCCCGTATCAAGTCTTGAAGAGCATGTGCGTCCAGATTGGTGGCGTAATATTTTCAACTCCCTATATATAAAAACAGATGGTGATGTAGTTGAGGATAAGAATATCACTAATCAAGAATTGGACTTGTTCTCTGATATTCTAAAGTTGTCTCCAGACAATAAAATCCTGGATTTATGCTGCGGACAAGGACGTCATTCTATGGGATTAGCAAAGAGAGGTTTCAAATATGTTGAAGGGATAGATCGTTCCCACTATCTGATTCAAAAGGCAAAATTTAGAGCGAGAAAGAAAGTGTTGGATATTAAATTTAAGGAAGGTGATGCCCGAAAACTTCCCTATACACCAGACACCTTTGATGTAGTAATGGTTTTAGGAAATAGTTTTGGCTATTTTGAAACAGTTCAAGATGATATGAGAGTTTTAAAAGAGATTTTTCGAGCCCTAAAGCCGTGGGGAAAACTTCTCATCGATATTACCGACGGGGAATATTTAAGAGAACAGTATAAAACAAGATCATGGGAATGGATTGATAAAAAGTATTTTGTTTGTAGAGAACGTTCGCTTTCGGCGGACAAACAGCGTCTAATTTCTCGGGAATTGATAACTCATGTTGGAAAAGGCATTATTGCGGATCAATTTTATGCAGAGAGACTCTATACCCGCAAGACAATAACTGAACTTTTAAAAACAGTAGGATTCAACGACATTACCATTCCCGATCAGATATCCACTAATTCTCAACGGAATCAGGACTTGGGAATGATGGCGAAAAGAATTATCGTAACAGCCTTAGTAAGAAAAGGATGGACAGCTTCCAAGAAGAAAAAAGAGGCAGCAAAGAATGTAGTTGTGATCTTAGGCGACCCGGCAAAACCGGATCCTTTGAAGCCATTATCTTCCTTTGACGATGATGACTACTATACAATCGATCAATTAAAAAATGCACTAAGAGAACTGAAAGACTATTCCTTTACCTATCTTAGCAATCACGATACTCTGCTTCATGATATGGCAAAACTGAAAACAAAAGAAAATCTGATGGTTCTTAACTTATGTGATGAGGGCTTCAATAATGATGCCAGAAAAGAGCTTCATATATCTTCTCTACTGGAAATGCTTGATATTCCATATACAGGCTCTGGGCCTCAGTCTCT encodes the following:
- a CDS encoding 4Fe-4S binding protein; translation: MADKERSLVYEADGVVIALFPDLCNSCGKCIEKCPKKALGWSEDAREKIAILDIRLCDACGGCQEACPEKALKVKKNF
- a CDS encoding methyltransferase domain-containing protein encodes the protein MNERTSSDKPPQSKKKSKYYQRILGPVSSLEEHVRPDWWRNIFNSLYIKTDGDVVEDKNITNQELDLFSDILKLSPDNKILDLCCGQGRHSMGLAKRGFKYVEGIDRSHYLIQKAKFRARKKVLDIKFKEGDARKLPYTPDTFDVVMVLGNSFGYFETVQDDMRVLKEIFRALKPWGKLLIDITDGEYLREQYKTRSWEWIDKKYFVCRERSLSADKQRLISRELITHVGKGIIADQFYAERLYTRKTITELLKTVGFNDITIPDQISTNSQRNQDLGMMAKRIIVTALVRKGWTASKKKKEAAKNVVVILGDPAKPDPLKPLSSFDDDDYYTIDQLKNALRELKDYSFTYLSNHDTLLHDMAKLKTKENLMVLNLCDEGFNNDARKELHISSLLEMLDIPYTGSGPQSLAYCYDKSLVRGIAQEMDIPVPAAFFIKPEDTAFELPFGFPVIVKPNFGDSSFGITQRSVANNIEELVNAISEMREKFGYDKPILVEEFLTGKDLSVGIIGNSPGSYTVLPIIEADYSLISAELPKICGYESKWLPDSPYWKIKSVPAELPEETNKLIEEWCLKLFERLENRDYCRFDWRLDSEGNPKLLEVNPNPGWCWDGHLTKMASIAGMSYSETLEAILKAGEQRLNIQTDERIEERVAYNKEKQ
- a CDS encoding glycoside hydrolase family 130 protein, which produces MMDKKQWQQEVAKRYEKNPIITLNDIPQASNSVFNAGAAYYQDKYFLLLRVEGLDGKSRFFLAESRDGIKFKISQNPVMHRSNKEPFETYERRGIEDPRITRIGNIYYIIYTAYSHVGPRIALASTKNFETFERIALISQPDNKDAVLFPKKIDGCFVRFDRPAQQGMWISYSKDLVYWGNSKCVMESRSGYWDSHRIGACAPPIETDRGWLEIYHGVKKTASGSIYRLGAALFDLKDPSKLIARSEAPILSPREYYERVGDVDNVVFCCGAILDEKTREVKIYYGACDTCICLATANLNNLVERCFN